Proteins found in one Triticum aestivum cultivar Chinese Spring chromosome 4D, IWGSC CS RefSeq v2.1, whole genome shotgun sequence genomic segment:
- the LOC123100243 gene encoding protein TORNADO 2-like has product MALNYMGAAAINAVAALLSIPVIAAGIWLSTQADNACVQILQWPLVGLGVAVLAVGLAGFIGAFWRLPWLLLAYMVLMLLLVAALACLAVFVFVATTGTSGRPVPSRAFLEYDLADYSGWLRRRVADEPGRWDEIKTCLAATAPVCSELNQTYAAPQDFFAAWLSPMQSGCCKPPTRCGYTFVSATNWISPIDGAADPDCAAWSNDQDRLCYSCDSCKAGLLQNLRREWRRADVVLAVTVVALLAVYAMGCYAFRTARTDELFRRYRQGYT; this is encoded by the coding sequence ATGGCGCTCAACTACATGGGCGCCGCGGCCATCAACGCGGTGGCGGCCCTGCTGTCCATCCCGGTGATCGCGGCCGGCATCTGGCTCTCCACGCAGGCCGACAACGCCTGCGTCCAGATCCTCCAGTGGCCACTCGTCGGCCTCGGCGTCgccgtcctcgccgtcggcctcgcgGGCTTCATCGGCGCCTTCTGGCGCCTGCCCTGGCTCCTCCTCGCCTACATGGTCCTcatgctcctcctcgtcgccgcgctcgcctgcctcgccgtcttcgtcttcgtcgCCACCACCGGCACCTCCGGCCGCCCCGTGCCCAGCCGCGCCTTTCTAGAGTACGACCTGGCCGACTACTCCGGCTGGCTGCGCCGCCGCGTCGCCGACGAGCCGGGGAGGTGGGACGAGATCAAGACGTGCCTGGCCGCCACCGCGCCCGTCTGCTCCGAGCTCAACCAGACGTACGCCGCGCCGCAGGACTTCTTCGCCGCCTGGCTCTCCCCGATGCAGTCCGGCTGCTGCAAGCCGCCGACGAGGTGCGGCTACACCTTCGTCAGCGCGACCAACTGGATCAGCCCGATCGACGGCGCCGCCGACCCCGACTGCGCTGCCTGGAGCAACGACCAGGACCGGCTCTGCTACTCCTGCGACTCCTGCAAGGCCGGCCTACTGCAGAATCTCCGCCGGGAGTGGCGCCGCGCGGACGTCGTCCTCGCCGTCACCGTCGTTGCCCTCCTTGCAGTCTACGCCATGGGCTGCTACGCGTTCCGCACCGCCAGGACGGACGAGCTCTTCCGCCGCTACCGGCAGGGCTACACGTGA
- the LOC123100244 gene encoding inactive protein RESTRICTED TEV MOVEMENT 2, with protein sequence MAAARTYVDFVPSHDLVEDTGKHTLVVNLPGFKKEHLRVQIDNYGRLRVSGERPLEGTQWSRFRKEFQVPEGCDAGGIRARFEKDGVLNVTMPRLTPLVDDPKAAADAAAAADAEAARLAAAAAEEKKRQEEMEEDARKRHAADAGDEDGHSSDEGEGAHQAASAGGQAYGLARDRSRSGMVRALLLAVAVALVGVAGLYARYRWMDPSAETAPADGAIVGLFDY encoded by the exons ATGGCCGCCGCACGGACGTATGTCGACTTCGTGCCGTCGCACGACCTCGTCGAGGACACGGGGAAGCATACCCTCGTCGTCAACCTCCCAG GGTTCAAGAAGGAGCACCTGCGGGTGCAGATCGACAACTACGGCCGGCTGAGGGTCAGCGGCGAGCGGCCGCTCGAGGGCACCCAGTGGAGCCGGTTCCGCAAGGAGTTCCAGGTCCCCGAGGGCTGCGACGCCGGCGGCATCCGCGCCAGGTTCGAGAAGGACGGCGTCCTCAACGTCACCATGCCCAGGCTCACGCCCCTCGTGGACGACCCAAAGGCCGCGGCggacgctgccgctgccgccgacgCAGAAGCTGCGCggctcgccgccgctgccgcagaaGAGAAGAAGCGccaggaggagatggaggaggacGCGAGGAAGCGTCATGCGGCTGATGCGGGTGACGAGGACGGCCACTCCAGCGACGAAGGCGAAGGCGCGCACCAGGCGGCGTCTGCCGGTGGGCAGGCGTACGGCCTCGCCAGGGACCGGAGCAGGAGCGGGATGGTGCGGGCACTGCTCCTCGCCGTGGCGGTGGCCTTGGTTGGCGTTGCTGGCCTGTATGCTCGGTACAGGTGGATGGATCCGTCGGCTGAGACGGCGCCGGCAGATGGTGCTATCGTCGGCCTCTTTGACTACTGA